A single window of Candidatus Dormiibacterota bacterium DNA harbors:
- the gltX gene encoding glutamate--tRNA ligase, producing the protein MSPPRVRFAPSPTGDLHVGNARTALFNWLYARRHQGVFVLRIEDTDATRSSPEHEEHLMDELRWLGLGWDEGAGEGGAGGPYRQSERLSIYEGRAEGLIERGLAYPCFCSQQVLEEERAAQREAGRASLYPGRCRGIPKDEAARRRRGGEPAAVRFNVGAVAGNEEAIAFEDLVHGEVRFPLSQIGDFVLLRRDGWPSYNFAVVVDDALMAISHVIRGDDHLSNTPRQILVYRALGADAMPRFAHLPLIAGPGGAPLSKRDGAAAVAWFREEGYPPEGLMNYLALLGWSPPGGQDLLTQEELVAQFDLARVSRAPAIFDRVKLDALAARHMNRLPPGRLASLAAEQLQKAGYLAGEIAPGTLAWVGRLALLYAERLPKMSDLPRESAFLFEFSAARSLTDPEVRPTLLDPKARAVIEALVRRLGPEALDAKRFQAVAEEVRRETGAKGRDLYHPMRVALTGASSGPEMVKLLPVIEEGSRLSLPRRVASCAERATSLLSATRGESA; encoded by the coding sequence GTGAGTCCTCCGCGTGTCCGTTTCGCGCCCTCCCCCACCGGTGACCTGCACGTCGGTAACGCCCGCACGGCGCTGTTCAACTGGTTGTACGCCAGGCGGCACCAGGGCGTCTTCGTCCTGCGCATCGAGGACACCGACGCGACGCGTTCCAGCCCCGAGCACGAGGAGCACCTGATGGACGAGCTTCGCTGGCTCGGCCTGGGCTGGGACGAAGGGGCAGGCGAGGGGGGTGCGGGCGGGCCGTACCGCCAATCGGAGCGGCTGTCGATCTATGAGGGGCGCGCGGAAGGGCTGATCGAGCGCGGCCTGGCGTACCCCTGCTTCTGCTCGCAGCAGGTTCTCGAGGAGGAGCGCGCCGCGCAGCGCGAGGCGGGGCGGGCCTCTCTCTATCCCGGCCGATGCCGCGGCATCCCGAAGGACGAGGCGGCCCGCCGGCGCCGCGGCGGCGAGCCGGCCGCGGTGCGGTTCAACGTCGGCGCGGTCGCCGGGAACGAAGAGGCGATCGCGTTCGAGGACCTCGTTCACGGCGAGGTGCGCTTCCCGCTGTCCCAGATCGGCGATTTCGTCCTTCTGCGCCGGGATGGGTGGCCGTCCTACAACTTCGCCGTGGTGGTGGACGATGCGCTGATGGCGATCAGCCACGTCATCCGGGGGGACGATCACCTCTCCAACACGCCGCGGCAGATCCTGGTGTACCGCGCGCTCGGCGCCGACGCCATGCCGCGCTTCGCCCACCTGCCGCTCATCGCCGGCCCCGGTGGCGCGCCCCTGAGCAAGCGAGACGGCGCGGCCGCGGTCGCCTGGTTCCGGGAAGAGGGTTACCCGCCCGAGGGGCTGATGAACTACCTGGCGCTGCTCGGCTGGTCGCCGCCCGGCGGGCAGGACCTGCTCACGCAGGAGGAGCTGGTCGCGCAGTTCGACCTGGCGCGCGTGTCGCGCGCCCCGGCGATTTTCGACAGGGTGAAGCTCGATGCCCTCGCCGCCCGGCACATGAACCGGCTGCCCCCGGGCCGGCTGGCGTCCCTGGCGGCGGAGCAGCTTCAGAAGGCCGGCTACCTGGCGGGGGAGATCGCGCCGGGGACCCTGGCCTGGGTGGGGCGGCTCGCTCTCCTCTATGCCGAGAGACTTCCGAAGATGAGCGATCTCCCGAGGGAGAGCGCCTTCCTCTTCGAGTTCTCCGCCGCGAGAAGCCTGACCGATCCCGAGGTGCGCCCCACCCTTCTCGACCCGAAGGCACGTGCCGTCATCGAAGCGCTGGTCCGGCGCCTGGGACCCGAGGCGCTCGACGCCAAACGCTTCCAGGCGGTGGCCGAGGAGGTGCGGCGCGAGACCGGCGCCAAGGGGCGCGACCTGTACCACCCGATGCGCGTCGCGCTGACCGGCGCCTCCTCCGGGCCGGAGATGGTGAAGCTGCTGCCGGTCATCGAGGAGGGAAGCCGCCTGTCGCTCCCGCGGCGCGTCGCATCGTGCGCCGAGCGCGCGACCTCCCTCCTGTCCGCGACGCGAGGGGAGAGCGCGTGA